In a genomic window of Scyliorhinus torazame isolate Kashiwa2021f chromosome 5, sScyTor2.1, whole genome shotgun sequence:
- the LOC140420336 gene encoding uncharacterized protein, with protein sequence MEKPWKCEDCGKGFKGPNELERHQCSLTGEKPFTCSDCGKGFTQLCRLQSHQRVHTGERPFTCSQCTKGFTDIGNLRRHERVHTGERPFTCSHCETDFIDSVRLRRHERIHTGERPFTCSQCEKGFTDIGSLRKHERVHTGERPFTCFQCEKGFIDIGNLRRHERVHTGERPFICSQCEKGFNVIGNLRRHERIHTGERPFICSVCDKGFIQLCRLQSHQRVHTGEKPFICPVCDKGFTELSSLQKHNVTHTKSRPFECSDCRKGFKSSQLLMSHQRIHSEERPFSCSHCTKRFRTSSNLIKHERGHTGESLFTSPTVKRLTRSSLAEPQCHSHQ encoded by the coding sequence atggagaaaccatggaaatgtgaggattgtgggaagggattcaaaggcccgaacgagctggaaaggcatcaatgcagtctcactggagagaagccgttcacctgctctgactgtgggaagggattcactcagttatgcagactgcagagccaccagagagttcacactggggagaggcctttcacctgctctcagtgtacaaagggattcactgacattggcaacctgcggagacacgaacgagttcacactggagagagaccgttcacctgctctcactgtgaaacGGATTTCATTGATAGTGTCaggctgcggagacacgaacgaattcacactggagagaggcctttcacctgctctcagtgtgaaaagggattcactgacattggcagcctgcggaaacacgaacgagttcacactggagagaggcctttcacctgctttcagtgtgaaaagggattcattgatATTGGCAACCTTcgtagacacgaacgagttcacactggagagaggcctttcatctgctctcagtgtgaaaagggattcaatgtcattggcaacctgcggagacacgaacgaattcacaccggggagaggccattcatctgctctgtgtgtgataagggattcattcagttatgcagactgcagagccaccagagagttcacaccggggagaagccgttcatctgtcctgtgtgtgataagggattcactgaattatccagcctgcagaaacacaatgtcactcacaccaagagcaggccctttgaatgctctgactgcaggaagggtttcaaaagctcacagctactgatgtcccaccagcgcattcactctgaggagagaccgttcagctgctctcattgcacaaagaggtttagaacctcatccaacctgataaaacacgagcgaggtcacaccggggagagcctgttcacctctccgactgtgaAAAGAttaactcggtcatcacttgctgagccacaatgtcactcacaccaatga